The following are encoded in a window of Doryrhamphus excisus isolate RoL2022-K1 chromosome 16, RoL_Dexc_1.0, whole genome shotgun sequence genomic DNA:
- the dnajc5aa gene encoding dnaJ (Hsp40) homolog, subfamily C, member 5aa, with product MAEQQRQRSLSTAGESLYHVLGVEKMATNDDIKRSYRKLALKFHPDKNPDNPEAADKFKEINNAHAILNDPTKRNIYDKYGSLGLYVAEQFGEENVNTYFVLSSWWAKALFVFCGLATGCYFCCCLCCCCNCCCGRCKPRPREGQEQDFYVSPEDLEAQLQSDEREAGGDPIMMQPTATETTQLTSDGHYSYHTDTGFN from the exons ATGGCTGAGCAGCAGAGGCAGCGCTCTCTGTCCACTGCGGGTGAGTCTCTCTACCATGTATTGGGAGTGGAAAAGATGGCCACGAATGATGACATCAAGCGGTCCTACAG GAAACTGGCACTGAAGTTTCACCCCGACAAGAATCCCGACAATCCAGAAGCAGCAGATAAGTTCAAGGAGATAAACAACGCCCATGCTATCCTTAACGACCCGACAAAGCGTAATATTTATGATAAATATGGCTCGCTGGGACTGTATGTGGCAGAGCAGTTTGGAGAGGAGAATGTCAACACTTATTTTGTCCTCTCGAGCTGGTGGGCAAAG GCACTTTTCGTATTCTGCGGCCTGGCTACCGGCTGCTACTTTTGTTGCTGCCTATGCTGCTGCTGCAACTGCTGCTGTGGAAGATGTAAACCTCGGCCTCGCGAGGGCCAAGAACAGGACTTTTACGTGTCCCCCGAGGATCTGGAGGCTCAGCTGCAATCTGATGAGAGAG AGGCCGGAGGTGACCCCATAATGATGCAGCCGACAGCGACAGAGACCACCCAGCTGACATCAGACGGCCACTACTCCTACCACACCGACACCGGCTTCAACTAA
- the LOC131104829 gene encoding tumor protein D54-like: MNRPGLGGTSSIRFSTSRPGNGCPPTDLTEEDKDNLKFELAKMEEEIQTMRQLVLAKEKYAADIRRQLGMGPLSSLKQNLSKGWQEVQTSSPYLTASATLDDISNSNAYTRTKEGLSHAGYVTSSALSSMGVVLTRRLAEMRALPLPSPPRTLSHTMSVPSMRHSSTFKSFEEMVGSMKDKMTNNGETCGFERKAAHHNA; this comes from the exons ATGAACCGACCCG GTCTTGGTGGGACTTCATCCATTAGGTTCTCCACCAGCAGGCCAGGTAATGGATGCCCCCCCACGGATCTAACAGAAGAGGACAAAGACAATCTGAAGTTTGAACTGGCCAAG atggaggaggagatcCAGACAATGAGGCAGCTAGTGTTGGCCAAAGAGAAATATGCTGCAGACATCAGGAGACAGCTGGGCATGGGTCCTCTCAGTAGCCTCAAACAGAACCTGTCCAAAGGCTGGCAAGAAGTTCAGACCTCATCCCC ATATCTCACAGCCTCCGCAACCTTGGATGACATCAGCAACTCCAACGC ATACACAAGAACCAAGGAAGGTCTCTCCCATGCAGGCTATGTGACATCTTCTGCATTGTCCAGTATGGGTGTGGTCCTCACCAGGAGGCTGGCAGAGATGAG AGCACTCCCCCTTCCAAGCCCACCACG CACCCTGAGCCACACCATGAGTGTGCCATCTATGAG ACACTCGTCTACATTCAAGTCTTTTGAAGAAATGGTTGGCAGCATGAAG GACAAGATGACAAATAATGGAGAAACATGTGGCTTTGAAAGAAAAGCTGCACATCACAACGCATGA
- the ppdpfa gene encoding pancreatic progenitor cell differentiation and proliferation factor A, which produces MAAIPSSGSLIATHDYYRRRIGSTSSNSSCSSAEYSGEVIPHPPGLPRQDSGHWWTSFFFAKPGAENQKNGSYTVASGQVTCIAREMLLKPQLGENGDIGKFEASTPPPASS; this is translated from the exons ATGGCAGCAATTCCATCAAGTGGCTCCCTCATCGCCACCCATGATTACTACAGAC GTCGCATCGGGTCTACCTCCAGCAACAGCTCGTGTAGCAGCGCTGAATACTCAGGCGAGGTCATCCCGCACCCCCCAG GACTTCCAAGACAAGACTCTGGTCACTGGTGGACCTCTTTTTTCTTTGCAAAACCCGGAGCTGAAAACCAAAA AAATGGGAGCTACACAGTGGCCAGTGGTCAGGTGACCTGCATCGCCAGGGAAATGCTTCTGAAGCCCCAACTCGGTGAAAACGGCGACATTGGAAAGTTTGAGGCCTCTACCCCACCGCCTGCGTCCTCCTAG